A portion of the Pseudomonas protegens CHA0 genome contains these proteins:
- a CDS encoding FAD:protein FMN transferase, whose amino-acid sequence MLLAGCGGERLESLSGPTMGSTWSVQYVRHAQGPAPSLIQAEVEGILAEVDGQMSTYRSDSDIERFNALPADSCQPMPEPVLQLVRVGEQLSRGSDGAFDLTVEPLLDLWGFGPQGREEKVPGASALAEVRQRVGHAHLRIEGQELCKDAPVEVDFNSIAAGYAVDRIAARLTQLGIDSFLAEATGELKAVGRKPDGSPWRIALEEPRDDQQVAQRVIALDGFGVSTSGDYRNYFEQDGQRYSHTFDARLGQPIAHPLASVTVIHPSALMADGLSTLLLILGPEAGWDYAEKHGIAGFFVMRSATGFVTRSNPAFDALLAGQKQ is encoded by the coding sequence GTGCTGTTGGCCGGTTGTGGCGGCGAGCGCCTGGAAAGCCTCTCCGGGCCGACCATGGGCAGCACCTGGTCGGTGCAGTATGTGCGTCACGCCCAGGGGCCGGCGCCGTCCCTGATACAGGCTGAGGTCGAGGGGATTCTGGCCGAGGTCGACGGGCAGATGTCCACCTATCGCAGCGATTCGGACATCGAGCGTTTCAACGCCTTGCCCGCCGATAGCTGCCAGCCGATGCCGGAGCCGGTGTTGCAGTTGGTGCGAGTGGGTGAGCAGTTGTCCCGGGGCAGCGATGGCGCCTTCGACCTGACGGTGGAACCGCTGCTGGATCTCTGGGGTTTTGGCCCTCAGGGGCGAGAGGAAAAGGTTCCCGGCGCGTCAGCCCTGGCTGAGGTGCGGCAGCGGGTAGGGCACGCTCACCTGCGTATCGAAGGGCAGGAGCTGTGCAAGGATGCGCCGGTGGAGGTGGATTTCAACAGCATCGCCGCCGGCTATGCGGTGGACCGCATCGCTGCCCGGCTCACGCAACTGGGGATCGACAGCTTCCTTGCCGAAGCCACCGGCGAGCTCAAGGCCGTGGGTCGCAAGCCCGACGGCTCACCATGGCGGATAGCCCTGGAGGAGCCGCGTGATGACCAGCAGGTAGCCCAGCGGGTGATCGCCCTGGATGGTTTTGGCGTTTCCACTTCCGGCGACTACCGTAATTACTTCGAGCAGGACGGCCAGCGTTACTCCCATACCTTCGATGCCCGGCTCGGCCAACCCATCGCCCACCCGTTGGCCTCGGTAACGGTGATTCATCCTTCGGCGTTGATGGCCGATGGCCTGTCGACGCTGTTGCTGATACTCGGCCCGGAGGCGGGCTGGGACTACGCGGAAAAACACGGCATCGCCGGATTTTTTGTGATGCGCAGCGCTACAGGTTTCGTCACACGCAGCAACCCGGCTTTCGATGCGCTGCTGGCCGGGCAAAAACAATAA
- a CDS encoding DEAD/DEAH box helicase: MTPPLTKPLAPSWVNRFKEQALERGRRYALEKRVRIATAGDSAITASCEGSGGTMYRQTITLRESSKGNLLLIDAHCTCPVRSNCKHIAAVLLQVEETLAYPAAAQDAELLEKLSAVLDSRRPAALPQVLLEDVHPVPRLWLASIEFSAFEPRNGKMQRYIQHRAALSFNYRGEYASGQKNTDVIIRQEHQSLRIKRQPELEQGWREQLRGLGFKIATRQSKALPESAGELFEMVNDSAWLTFTLNELPKLRSQGWELQIDEGFGFDLTAVDDWYASVDEAPGRDWFDLELGIIVNGERLSLLPILLNLMRSHTEILNPERLAKRRDDELILVNIPNRPNSLHGPLQVALPYGRLKPVLATLGEFYLQEPGDTTLRLSSADATRLNPLQDLPLLWEGGEHIRTFAQRLRDIRDYSAPAPQGLNATLRPYQLEGLSWMQSLRQLEVGGILADDMGLGKTLQTLAHILSEKNAGRLDRPCMVVMPTSLIPNWLDEAAHFTPQLKVLALYGAGRKKHFAQLGDHDLLLTTYALLPKDIELLAAQPLHVLILDEAQYIKNPSSKAAQAARELNARQRLCLSGTPLENHLGELWSLFHFLLPGWLGDAKSFNRDYRVPIEKHASEVRLQHLNGRIKPFLLRRTKEQVATELPPKTEIIHWVELNEAQRDVYETMRLAMDKKVRDEITRKGVARSQIIILEALLKLRQVCCDLRLVNDSPPTRGSSSGKLDSLMEMLEELFEEGRRILLFSQFTSMLSLIEAELKRRNIAYALLTGQTRDRRTPVRDFQSGKLQIFLISLKAGGVGLNLTEADTVIHYDPWWNPATESQATDRAYRIGQEKPVFVYKLIARGTVEEKIQHLQQEKSDLAAGVLDGRKAGDWKLQSDDIEALFAPLPDNKGGR, encoded by the coding sequence ATGACCCCGCCCCTGACCAAACCCCTGGCCCCCTCCTGGGTCAACCGCTTCAAGGAACAAGCCTTGGAGCGTGGCCGGCGCTACGCCCTGGAAAAACGCGTGCGCATCGCCACGGCCGGAGACAGCGCTATCACCGCCAGTTGCGAAGGCTCCGGTGGCACTATGTACCGGCAGACCATCACCCTGCGCGAATCGAGCAAGGGCAACCTGCTGCTGATCGACGCCCACTGCACCTGCCCAGTACGCAGCAACTGCAAGCACATCGCTGCGGTGCTGCTACAAGTGGAGGAAACCCTGGCCTACCCGGCGGCAGCCCAGGACGCAGAACTGCTGGAAAAGCTCTCCGCAGTCCTCGACAGCCGTCGCCCCGCTGCCCTGCCCCAGGTACTGCTGGAGGATGTGCACCCGGTGCCGCGGCTGTGGCTGGCAAGCATCGAGTTCAGCGCCTTCGAACCGCGCAACGGCAAGATGCAGCGCTACATCCAGCACCGCGCCGCACTGTCGTTCAACTACAGGGGCGAATACGCCAGCGGGCAGAAGAACACCGATGTGATCATCCGCCAGGAACACCAGAGCCTGCGCATCAAGCGCCAGCCCGAGCTGGAACAGGGCTGGCGCGAGCAATTGCGAGGCCTGGGCTTCAAGATCGCCACCCGGCAGAGCAAGGCACTGCCGGAAAGCGCCGGCGAGCTGTTCGAGATGGTCAACGACAGCGCCTGGCTGACCTTCACCCTCAACGAGCTGCCCAAGCTGCGCAGCCAGGGCTGGGAGCTGCAGATCGACGAAGGCTTCGGCTTCGACCTGACGGCGGTGGACGACTGGTACGCCAGTGTCGACGAGGCCCCGGGCCGCGACTGGTTCGACCTGGAACTGGGGATCATCGTCAACGGCGAGCGCTTGAGCCTGCTGCCGATTTTGCTCAACCTGATGCGCTCGCACACCGAGATCCTCAATCCGGAGCGCCTGGCCAAGCGCCGCGACGACGAGCTGATCCTGGTGAACATTCCCAATCGGCCCAACTCCCTGCATGGCCCGCTGCAAGTGGCACTGCCCTATGGCCGCCTGAAGCCGGTACTGGCAACCCTGGGCGAGTTCTATCTGCAAGAACCCGGCGATACCACCCTGCGCTTGAGCAGCGCCGACGCCACCCGCCTCAACCCGTTGCAGGACCTGCCACTGCTATGGGAAGGCGGCGAACACATTCGCACCTTCGCCCAGCGCCTGCGGGACATCCGCGACTACTCGGCGCCGGCGCCCCAGGGCCTGAACGCCACCCTGCGCCCCTATCAGCTCGAAGGCCTGAGCTGGATGCAGTCACTGCGCCAGCTGGAAGTGGGCGGCATCCTGGCCGACGACATGGGCCTGGGCAAGACCCTGCAAACCCTGGCGCACATACTCAGCGAGAAGAACGCCGGGCGCCTGGACCGCCCCTGCATGGTGGTAATGCCCACCAGCCTGATTCCCAACTGGCTGGACGAGGCCGCGCACTTCACCCCGCAGCTCAAGGTACTGGCGCTGTATGGCGCCGGGCGCAAGAAACACTTCGCCCAGCTGGGCGACCATGACTTGCTGCTGACCACCTATGCGCTGCTGCCCAAGGACATCGAACTGCTGGCGGCCCAGCCCCTGCATGTGCTGATCCTCGATGAGGCGCAGTACATCAAGAACCCGTCGAGCAAGGCCGCCCAGGCTGCTCGGGAACTCAATGCCCGGCAGCGCCTGTGCCTGTCCGGCACGCCGCTGGAAAACCATCTGGGGGAGCTCTGGTCGCTGTTCCACTTCCTCTTGCCGGGCTGGCTCGGCGATGCCAAGAGCTTCAACCGTGACTACCGGGTACCGATTGAAAAGCACGCCAGCGAGGTGCGCCTGCAGCACCTCAACGGCCGGATCAAGCCCTTCCTGCTGCGCCGTACCAAGGAGCAAGTGGCCACCGAACTGCCGCCCAAGACCGAGATCATCCACTGGGTCGAGCTCAACGAGGCGCAGCGTGATGTCTACGAAACCATGCGCCTGGCCATGGACAAGAAAGTGCGCGACGAAATCACCCGCAAAGGTGTGGCGCGCAGCCAGATCATCATTCTTGAAGCCCTGCTCAAACTGCGTCAGGTGTGTTGCGACCTGCGCCTGGTCAACGACTCGCCACCCACACGGGGCAGCTCCTCAGGCAAGCTCGACAGCCTGATGGAAATGCTTGAAGAACTGTTCGAAGAGGGCCGGCGGATTCTGCTGTTCTCGCAGTTCACCTCGATGCTGAGCCTGATCGAGGCCGAGCTGAAGCGGCGCAACATCGCCTACGCCTTGCTCACCGGCCAGACCCGGGACCGGCGCACTCCGGTACGGGACTTCCAGAGCGGCAAGCTGCAGATTTTCCTGATCAGTCTCAAGGCTGGTGGTGTCGGCCTCAACCTGACCGAAGCCGATACGGTGATTCACTACGACCCTTGGTGGAACCCGGCCACCGAGAGCCAGGCTACCGACCGCGCCTATCGCATCGGCCAGGAAAAGCCCGTGTTCGTCTACAAGCTGATTGCCCGAGGTACGGTGGAAGAAAAGATCCAGCACCTGCAGCAGGAAAAATCGGACCTGGCGGCAGGTGTGCTTGATGGGCGCAAGGCCGGTGACTGGAAGCTGCAGAGCGACGACATCGAAGCCTTGTTCGCCCCACTGCCGGACAACAAGGGCGGCCGCTGA
- a CDS encoding MFS transporter, protein MSTTTGKGKAIFRVVSGNFLEMFDFMVYGFYATAIAKTFFPADSAFASLMLSLATFGAGFLMRPLGAIFLGAYIDRHGRRQGLIITLALMAAGTVLIACVPGYATLGVAAPLLVLLGRLLQGFSAGVELGGVSVYLAEISTPGRKGFFVSWQSASQQAAVVFAGLLGVGLNHWLSPEQMGDWGWRVPFLVGCMIVPAIFMIRRSLEETPEFQARKHRPSLQEIVRSIGQNFGIVIAGMALVVMTTVSFYLITAYTPTFGKAELHLSDFDALLVTVCIGLSNFFWLPVMGSLSDKIGRKPLLLGATILAIFTAYPALSWLVANPSFSHLLIVELWLSFLYGSYNGAMVVALTEIMPVEVRTTGFSLAYSLATATFGGFTPAACTYLIHVLGNQAAPGIWLSGAAVLGLIATLVLFRGNRHELRTAQAATARGA, encoded by the coding sequence ATGTCCACGACCACGGGCAAAGGCAAGGCGATCTTTCGCGTTGTCAGCGGCAACTTTCTCGAGATGTTCGACTTCATGGTCTACGGCTTCTACGCCACGGCGATTGCCAAGACCTTCTTTCCTGCGGACAGCGCCTTCGCCTCGTTGATGCTGTCCCTGGCGACCTTTGGCGCGGGCTTCCTGATGCGCCCCCTGGGAGCGATTTTCCTCGGTGCCTACATTGACCGTCACGGCCGTCGCCAAGGCCTGATCATTACCCTGGCACTGATGGCCGCGGGCACCGTGCTGATTGCCTGCGTGCCGGGCTACGCCACCCTTGGCGTCGCCGCGCCCTTGCTGGTGCTGCTGGGTCGCCTGCTGCAGGGCTTTTCCGCCGGCGTCGAGCTGGGCGGGGTGTCGGTGTACCTGGCCGAAATCTCCACGCCGGGCCGCAAGGGCTTCTTCGTCAGTTGGCAGTCGGCCAGCCAACAGGCCGCAGTGGTCTTCGCCGGCCTGCTGGGCGTAGGCCTGAACCACTGGCTGAGCCCCGAGCAAATGGGTGACTGGGGCTGGCGCGTGCCGTTCCTGGTGGGCTGCATGATTGTTCCGGCGATCTTCATGATCCGTCGCTCCCTGGAAGAGACCCCGGAGTTCCAGGCCCGCAAGCATCGCCCTTCGCTGCAGGAAATCGTCCGTTCCATCGGCCAGAACTTCGGCATCGTCATCGCCGGCATGGCTCTGGTGGTGATGACCACCGTGTCCTTCTACCTGATCACCGCCTACACCCCGACCTTCGGCAAGGCCGAACTGCACCTGTCGGACTTCGACGCCCTGCTGGTAACCGTGTGCATCGGTCTGTCGAACTTCTTCTGGCTGCCGGTCATGGGGTCACTGTCGGACAAGATCGGCCGCAAGCCGCTGCTGCTGGGGGCGACCATCCTGGCCATCTTCACGGCTTATCCGGCACTGTCCTGGCTGGTGGCCAACCCCAGCTTCAGCCACCTGCTGATCGTCGAGCTGTGGCTGTCTTTCCTCTATGGCTCGTATAACGGCGCGATGGTGGTGGCCCTGACTGAAATCATGCCGGTGGAAGTGCGCACCACGGGTTTTTCCCTGGCCTACAGCCTGGCCACCGCGACCTTCGGCGGCTTTACCCCGGCAGCCTGCACCTACCTGATCCACGTCCTGGGCAATCAGGCGGCTCCGGGCATCTGGCTCAGTGGCGCGGCGGTGCTGGGGCTGATCGCCACCCTGGTGCTGTTCCGCGGCAATCGCCACGAACTGCGTACCGCGCAAGCGGCAACAGCGCGCGGCGCCTGA
- a CDS encoding glyceraldehyde-3-phosphate dehydrogenase gives MWKVPVTQKPDQCLGEWIDREALAEAMIPLIGQLYRNNNVVSSIYGRSLINQSVIAILKAHRFARHRSSDDSELSVHETFPLLKAMSELKLGAASVDLGKLAFKFRNEGNGRSAEQFVREEMADVVGQQNASARKGTDVVLYGFGRIGRLLARILIEKTGGGDGLRLRAIVVRKGAENDLTKRASLLRRDSVHGSFNGTITIDEENNTITANGNLIQVIYAKNPTEVDYTQYGIKDALLVDNTGVWRDADGLGQHLACPGIDRVVLTAPGKGKLKNIVHGINHNEITADDKIVSAASCTTNAIVPVLKAVNDKFGIINGHVETVHSYTNDQNLIDNFHKGDRRGRSAALNMVITETGAATAAAKALPELAGKLTGNAIRVPTPNVSMAILNLNLEKAATREEMNEYLRYMALHSDLHKQIDFVNSQEVVSTDFVGSRHAGVVDAEATIVQDNRVVLYVWYDNEFGYSCQVVRVMEDMAGVNPPAFPR, from the coding sequence ATGTGGAAGGTTCCCGTGACTCAGAAGCCCGACCAGTGTCTTGGTGAATGGATCGACCGTGAAGCACTCGCAGAAGCGATGATTCCGCTTATCGGTCAGCTCTACCGCAATAACAACGTGGTGAGCTCGATCTATGGCCGCAGCCTGATCAACCAGTCTGTCATCGCGATTCTCAAAGCTCACCGCTTTGCTCGCCACCGTTCCTCCGACGATAGCGAACTCTCCGTCCACGAAACATTCCCTCTGCTTAAAGCCATGAGCGAGCTCAAGCTCGGCGCGGCATCGGTAGACCTGGGCAAGTTGGCGTTCAAATTCCGTAACGAAGGCAATGGCCGCAGCGCCGAGCAGTTCGTTCGCGAAGAAATGGCTGATGTGGTTGGCCAGCAAAATGCTTCGGCCCGCAAAGGCACTGACGTAGTCCTGTACGGCTTCGGTCGTATCGGCCGTCTGCTGGCGCGCATCCTGATCGAGAAAACCGGTGGTGGCGACGGCCTGCGTCTGCGCGCCATCGTGGTGCGCAAGGGCGCCGAAAACGACCTGACCAAGCGCGCCAGCCTGCTGCGTCGCGACTCGGTGCACGGTTCGTTCAACGGCACCATCACCATCGACGAAGAAAACAACACCATCACCGCCAACGGTAACCTGATCCAGGTCATCTACGCGAAGAACCCGACCGAGGTGGACTACACCCAGTACGGCATCAAGGACGCTCTGCTGGTGGACAACACCGGTGTATGGCGTGACGCCGACGGTCTGGGCCAGCACCTGGCCTGCCCGGGTATCGACCGCGTTGTTCTGACCGCGCCAGGCAAAGGCAAGCTGAAGAACATCGTTCACGGTATCAACCACAACGAAATCACCGCTGACGACAAGATCGTGTCCGCCGCTTCCTGCACCACCAACGCCATCGTGCCGGTGCTGAAGGCTGTGAATGACAAGTTCGGCATCATCAACGGTCACGTCGAAACCGTTCACTCGTACACCAACGACCAGAACCTGATCGACAACTTCCACAAGGGCGATCGCCGTGGCCGTAGCGCCGCGCTGAACATGGTGATCACCGAGACCGGTGCTGCTACTGCTGCTGCCAAGGCCCTGCCTGAGCTGGCCGGCAAGCTGACCGGTAACGCGATCCGCGTTCCGACGCCAAACGTGTCGATGGCCATTCTCAACCTGAACCTCGAGAAAGCCGCCACCCGTGAAGAGATGAACGAGTACCTGCGCTACATGGCGCTGCACTCCGACCTGCACAAGCAGATCGACTTCGTCAACTCGCAGGAAGTGGTGTCCACCGACTTCGTGGGCTCGCGTCACGCCGGTGTGGTCGACGCTGAAGCGACCATCGTTCAGGACAACCGCGTTGTTCTGTACGTCTGGTACGACAACGAGTTCGGTTACAGCTGCCAGGTAGTGCGCGTGATGGAAGACATGGCCGGGGTCAACCCGCCAGCGTTCCCACGCTAA
- a CDS encoding CsiV family protein codes for MRLFRSLTLLLALVAPTAFADDLYQVEMILVRQNAEPLIVSRAAPEDWAAGAQRLSPDSLRTPALGSIVEKLGASGSYSVLLHKAWQQTLGETPVKVALSDGPEQFGQFPIEGTLSLKLGRFTDVDADFWVNQIDSNGLVTSSERLKQQSHTKNGQLNYLDNGHLALLIKITSLTAPAPRPAPTEIPD; via the coding sequence ATGCGCCTGTTCCGCTCCCTGACCCTGCTCCTGGCCCTGGTCGCGCCAACGGCCTTTGCCGATGACCTGTACCAGGTGGAAATGATCCTCGTACGGCAGAACGCCGAGCCGCTGATCGTCAGCCGTGCAGCCCCCGAAGACTGGGCCGCCGGCGCTCAACGGCTGAGCCCGGACAGCCTGCGTACCCCAGCCCTGGGCAGCATCGTGGAAAAGCTCGGCGCCAGCGGCAGCTACAGCGTGCTGTTGCACAAGGCCTGGCAACAGACCCTGGGGGAAACCCCGGTAAAGGTTGCCCTCAGCGATGGCCCGGAACAGTTCGGCCAGTTCCCCATCGAAGGCACCCTGAGCCTGAAGCTAGGGCGCTTCACCGATGTGGACGCGGACTTCTGGGTCAACCAGATCGACAGCAACGGCCTGGTCACCAGCAGCGAGCGCCTGAAACAGCAGAGCCATACCAAGAATGGCCAGCTCAACTACCTGGACAACGGCCATCTGGCGCTGCTGATCAAGATCACCTCGCTGACCGCACCGGCACCGCGCCCCGCTCCAACTGAAATTCCGGACTGA
- the mfd gene encoding transcription-repair coupling factor, whose amino-acid sequence MPVLRLPLLPAAAGKQHWGNLPGAALSLAIAEAASAAKRFTLLLTADSQSADRLEQELSFFAPDLPVLHFPDWETLPYDLFSPHQDIISQRIASLYRLPELEHGVLVVPITTALHRLAPTQFLLGSSLVLDVGQKLDVEQMRTRLEASGYRYVDTVYEHGEFTVRGALIDLFPMGSKLPYRIDLFDDEIETLRTFDPENQRSIDKVDSVRLLPAKEFPLQKEAVTRFKARFRERFDVDFRRCPIFQDLSSGITPAGIEYYLPLFFEETSTLFDYLPQDTQVFSLPGIEQAAENFWNDVRNRYEERRVDPSRPLLPPAELFLPVEDCFARLKNWPRVVASQQDIETGVGRERFPAHELPNLAIEAKANQPLAALSGFLDEFPGRVLFTAESAGRREVLLELLERLKLRPKTVDSWPDFVASKERLAITIAPLDEGLVLDDPALALVAESPLFGQRVMQRRRREKRADANNDAVIKNLTELREGAPVVHIDHGVGRYLGLATLEIDNQVAEFLTLEYAEGAKLYVPVANLHLIARYTGSDDALAPLHRLGSEAWQKAKRKAAEQVRDVAAELLDIYARRAAREGYAFADPKADYATFSAGFPFEETPDQQSTIEAVREDMLSGKPMDRLVCGDVGFGKTEVAMRAAFIAVHGGKQVAILVPTTLLAQQHYNSFRDRFADWPVTVEVMSRFKSTKEVNAAVADLAEGKIDIVIGTHKLLQDDVKIKNLGLVIIDEEHRFGVRQKEQLKALRSEVDILTLTATPIPRTLNMAVSGMRDLSIIATPPARRLSVRTFVMEQNKSTVKEALLRELLRGGQVYYLHNDVKTIEKCAADLAELVPEARIGIGHGQMRERELEQVMSDFYHKRFNVLIASTIIETGIDVPSANTIIIERADKFGLAQLHQLRGRVGRSHHQAYAYLLTPPRQQITPDAEKRLEAIANTQDLGAGFVLATNDLEIRGAGELLGDGQSGQIQAVGFTLYMEMLERAVKAIRKGEQPNLDQPLGGGPEINLRLPALIPEDYLPDVHARLILYKRIASATDEDGLKDLQVEMIDRFGLLPEPTKNLIRLTLLKLQAEQLGIKKVDGGPQGGRIEFAADTPVDPLALIKLIQGQPKRYKFEGATLFKFMVPMERPEERFNTLEALFERLTPKSA is encoded by the coding sequence GTGCCCGTCCTGCGTCTACCGCTACTCCCTGCCGCCGCCGGCAAACAGCATTGGGGCAACTTGCCCGGTGCCGCCCTGAGCCTGGCCATCGCCGAAGCCGCCAGCGCTGCCAAGCGCTTCACCCTCCTGCTGACTGCCGACAGCCAAAGCGCTGACCGGCTGGAACAGGAGCTGAGCTTCTTCGCCCCGGATCTGCCGGTGCTGCATTTTCCTGACTGGGAAACCCTGCCCTACGACCTGTTCTCGCCGCACCAGGACATCATTTCCCAGCGCATCGCCAGCCTCTATCGGCTGCCGGAGCTGGAACATGGCGTGCTGGTGGTGCCGATCACCACTGCCCTGCACCGCCTGGCGCCCACCCAGTTCCTGCTGGGCAGCAGCCTGGTGCTGGACGTCGGCCAGAAGCTCGATGTGGAACAGATGCGCACCCGCCTGGAAGCCAGTGGTTACCGCTACGTGGACACCGTCTACGAACACGGCGAATTCACCGTGCGCGGCGCACTGATCGATCTGTTTCCCATGGGCAGCAAGCTGCCCTATCGCATCGACCTGTTCGACGACGAAATCGAGACCCTGCGCACCTTCGATCCGGAGAACCAGCGCTCCATCGACAAGGTCGACTCGGTGCGCCTGCTGCCGGCCAAGGAGTTCCCGCTGCAGAAAGAAGCGGTGACCCGCTTCAAGGCGCGCTTTCGCGAACGCTTCGATGTGGACTTCCGTCGCTGCCCGATCTTCCAGGACCTGAGCAGCGGGATTACCCCGGCCGGTATCGAGTACTACCTGCCGCTGTTCTTCGAAGAGACCTCGACCCTGTTCGACTACCTGCCCCAGGACACCCAGGTGTTTTCCCTGCCGGGCATCGAACAGGCCGCGGAAAACTTCTGGAACGATGTACGCAACCGCTATGAAGAGCGCCGCGTCGACCCTTCGCGCCCGCTCCTGCCCCCGGCCGAACTGTTCCTGCCAGTGGAAGACTGCTTCGCCCGGCTGAAGAACTGGCCGCGAGTGGTGGCCAGCCAGCAGGACATCGAGACCGGTGTCGGCCGCGAACGCTTCCCGGCCCACGAGCTGCCGAACCTGGCCATCGAAGCCAAGGCCAACCAGCCGCTGGCAGCACTTTCGGGCTTTCTCGACGAGTTCCCCGGGCGAGTGCTGTTCACCGCCGAATCCGCCGGCCGCCGGGAAGTGCTGCTGGAGCTGCTGGAGCGCCTCAAGCTGCGACCCAAGACCGTCGACAGCTGGCCGGACTTCGTCGCCAGCAAGGAACGCCTGGCAATCACCATCGCCCCGCTGGACGAAGGCCTGGTGCTGGACGATCCGGCCCTGGCCCTGGTGGCCGAAAGCCCGTTGTTCGGCCAGCGAGTAATGCAGCGTCGGCGCCGGGAAAAGCGCGCCGATGCCAACAACGATGCAGTGATCAAGAACCTCACCGAGCTGCGTGAAGGCGCGCCGGTCGTGCACATCGATCATGGTGTCGGCCGCTACCTGGGGCTGGCCACGCTGGAAATCGACAATCAGGTCGCCGAATTTCTCACTCTGGAATACGCCGAGGGCGCCAAGCTCTATGTGCCCGTGGCCAACCTGCACCTGATCGCCCGTTACACCGGCAGCGACGATGCACTCGCCCCACTGCACCGCCTGGGCTCGGAAGCCTGGCAGAAAGCCAAGCGCAAAGCCGCCGAACAGGTGCGGGACGTGGCGGCCGAGCTGCTGGACATCTATGCCCGCCGCGCCGCCCGGGAAGGCTATGCCTTTGCCGACCCGAAGGCCGACTACGCCACCTTCAGCGCCGGCTTCCCCTTCGAGGAAACCCCGGACCAGCAAAGCACCATCGAGGCCGTGCGCGAAGACATGCTCTCGGGCAAACCGATGGACCGACTGGTCTGTGGCGACGTGGGCTTCGGCAAGACCGAAGTGGCCATGCGCGCCGCTTTCATTGCGGTCCACGGCGGCAAGCAAGTGGCGATCCTGGTGCCCACCACCCTACTCGCCCAGCAGCACTACAACAGCTTCCGCGACCGCTTCGCCGACTGGCCGGTGACCGTGGAAGTGATGAGCCGCTTCAAGTCCACCAAGGAAGTGAATGCTGCGGTGGCGGACCTCGCCGAAGGCAAGATCGACATCGTCATCGGCACCCACAAGCTGTTGCAGGACGATGTGAAGATCAAGAACCTGGGGCTGGTGATCATCGACGAAGAACACCGATTCGGGGTCCGCCAGAAAGAGCAGCTCAAGGCGCTGCGCAGCGAAGTCGACATCCTGACCCTGACCGCCACGCCGATCCCGCGGACCCTGAACATGGCCGTCTCGGGCATGCGCGATCTGTCGATCATCGCCACCCCGCCGGCGCGACGCCTGTCGGTGCGCACCTTTGTCATGGAGCAGAACAAGAGCACGGTCAAAGAGGCCCTGCTGCGCGAACTGCTGCGTGGCGGCCAGGTGTACTACCTGCACAACGACGTGAAGACCATCGAGAAATGCGCCGCCGACCTGGCCGAACTGGTGCCCGAGGCGCGGATCGGCATCGGCCACGGGCAGATGCGCGAACGCGAACTCGAACAAGTGATGAGCGACTTCTATCACAAGCGCTTCAACGTGCTGATCGCCTCGACCATCATCGAGACCGGCATCGACGTGCCCAGCGCCAACACCATCATCATCGAGCGCGCCGACAAGTTCGGCCTGGCCCAGTTGCACCAGTTGCGCGGTCGGGTCGGGCGCAGTCACCACCAGGCCTACGCATACCTCTTGACGCCACCGCGCCAGCAGATCACCCCGGACGCGGAAAAACGCCTGGAGGCCATCGCCAACACCCAGGACCTGGGAGCCGGCTTCGTCCTGGCCACCAACGACCTGGAGATCCGTGGCGCTGGCGAACTGCTGGGCGACGGCCAGAGCGGGCAGATCCAGGCCGTGGGCTTCACCCTCTACATGGAAATGCTCGAACGCGCGGTGAAGGCCATCCGCAAGGGCGAACAACCGAACCTCGACCAGCCACTGGGTGGCGGCCCGGAAATCAACCTGCGCCTGCCGGCACTGATTCCCGAGGACTACCTGCCGGACGTGCACGCGCGCCTGATCCTCTACAAGCGCATCGCGTCGGCCACCGACGAGGACGGCCTGAAGGACCTGCAAGTGGAGATGATCGACCGCTTCGGCCTGCTGCCGGAGCCGACCAAGAACCTGATCCGCCTGACCCTGCTCAAACTCCAGGCCGAGCAACTGGGGATCAAGAAGGTCGACGGCGGCCCACAAGGCGGCCGCATCGAGTTCGCCGCAGATACACCGGTAGACCCACTGGCCTTGATCAAACTGATCCAGGGCCAGCCCAAACGCTACAAATTCGAAGGCGCAACCCTGTTCAAGTTCATGGTGCCGATGGAGCGCCCGGAAGAGCGCTTTAATACATTGGAGGCACTGTTTGAGCGCCTCACCCCGAAATCTGCTTGA